One window of the Pieris brassicae chromosome 2, ilPieBrab1.1, whole genome shotgun sequence genome contains the following:
- the LOC123719968 gene encoding short/branched chain specific acyl-CoA dehydrogenase, mitochondrial, which yields MFPIRRVGSKILEQWRAPIVVAGKALKYSTEAPRPLTLLTEDELAMKDTIRKLATDQIAPLVKKMEDEHKIDEGIRQMLFDNGLMGIETPEEYSGSGCGFLTMMLVVEELSRVDPSVAAYVDIHNTLVNSLFMKLGTEEQKKKYLTKLCTEYAGSFCLTEPTSGSDAFSLKTVAKKEGNHFIINGSKMWISNSDVAGVFLVMANADPSKGYKGITCFIVERETPGLTVAKPENKLGIRASGTCMVHFDNVKIPEENILGEYGKGYKYAAGFLNEGRIGIAAQMIGLCQGCMDATIPYTLERKQFGNKIFAYQGISYQIAHHQTQLEAARLLTYNAARLKENGMDFVKEAAMAKYFASEIAQTLTSKCIDFMGGVGFTRDFPQEKFYRDAKIGTIYEGTSNMQLQTIAKLIEKQYTQ from the exons atgttccCAATACGCCGCGTTGGTAGCAAG ATTCTAGAGCAATGGCGGGCACCTATTGTCGTAGCCGGAAAAGCGCTGAAGTACAGTACAGAGGCACCACGTCCTCTAACATTGTTGACAGAGGATGAACTGGCTATGAAGGATACta tTCGGAAACTCGCAACAGATCAAATCGCACCTTTGGTCAAGAAAATGGAAGATGAGCACAAAATTGACGAGGGAATTAGGCAAATGCTGTTTGATAATGGT ctCATGGGTATAGAAACACCAGAAGAATATAGCGGATCAGGGTgtggtttcctcacaatgatGTTAGTGGTGGAAGAGCTCTCTCGAGTAGATCCATCTGTTGCCGCCTACGTGGACATACACAACACGCTTGTCAATTCCCTCTTCATGAAGTTAGGTACTGAAgaacagaagaaaaaatacttaacGAAGTTGTGTACGGAATAT GCTGGAAGTTTCTGCCTCACAGAGCCAACATCAGGTTCTGATGCGTTTTCGCTAAAGACCGTCGCCAAGAAAGAGGGTAACCACTTCATCATCAACGGCTCCAAGATGTGGATCTCAAACTCCGATGTCGCTGGCGTATTCCTGGTTATGGCCAATGCTGATCCATCAAAA GGCTACAAAGGAATCACCTGTTTCATAGTAGAGCGAGAGACCCCTGGTCTGACCGTGGCGAAGCCGGAAAACAAATTGGGTATACGTGCATCAGGCACTTGTATGGTACATTTTGATAACGTCAAAATCCCTGAAGAAAACATTCTCGGAGAATATGGAAAGGG GTACAAATACGCAGCTGGTTTCCTAAATGAAGGCCGTATTGGTATCGCTGCGCAGATGATAGGGCTATGTCAAGGCTGCATGGACGCCACCATTCCCTATACATTGGAAAGAAAACAGTTCGGAAATAAGATATTTGCTTACCag GGTATAAGCTATCAAATAGCTCACCATCAGACACAGCTGGAGGCAGCTCGTCTGCTTACATACAACGCAGCGCGATTAAAAGAAAACGGAATGGATTTTGTGAAAGAAGCCGCCATGGCTAAATATTTTGCCTCAG AAATCGCTCAGACCCTAACATCAAAATGCATAGACTTCATGGGTGGTGTTGGATTCACAAGAGATTTCCCTCAAGAGAAATTCTACCGAGATGCTAAAATTGGAACTATCTATGAAGGCACCAGTAATATGCAATTACAAACTATAGCCAAGCTTATTGAAAAGCaatatacacaataa
- the LOC123720558 gene encoding activator of 90 kDa heat shock protein ATPase homolog 1, with product MAKWGEGDPRWIVEERPDATNVNNWHWTEKNAGPWSKDRLKELLINLKIAQNGIDCNITEVEKLDGEASANNRKGKLIFFYEWDIKLKWEGLLAGSADKIKGEIHIPNLSEENDVSEVDMTVTIKSSGDEAQRVKAFMHSIGKDIIRNQLTEYIRSLKEEFSKGLILPKKGETQIKPDNVSTITSGFNKKVNMEPIVSSPKQVGCKLDTKNIEITETFQCRAQEFYDALTRIEMVTAFTQGHVKLEAEKGGKFTLFGGNISGEFRELVPGKKIVQYWRYKQWPKEHFSEVTFSIEEKDDNTLVTLKQDLVPASEVEQTRENWKRYYFDSIKRAFGFGAFL from the exons ATGGCTAAATGGGGAGAAGGAGATCCTCGCTGGATTGTGGAGGAGCGGCCTGATGCCACAAACGTGAACAATTGGCATTGGACAGAAAAGAATGCAGGTCCATGGTCCAAGGACCGATTAAAAgagttattaattaacttaaaaattgcTCAGAATGGTATTGATTGTAACATAACAGAGGTAGAAAAATTAGACGGTGAAGCTTCCGCCAACAACAGGaaaggaaaattaatatttttttacgaatgGGACATCAAGTTGAAGTGGGAAGGTTTGTTGGCTGGTTCTGCAGATAAGATTAAAGGTGAAATCCATATTCCTAACTTATCTGAAGAAAATGATGTCAGTGAAGTTGAT ATGACTGTGACAATAAAAAGTAGTGGTGATGAAGCTCAGAGAGTGAAAGCATTTATGCATAGCATTGGTAAAGATATAATACGCAATCAACTGACAGAGTACATCCGAAGCCTTAAGGAAGAGTTCTCAAAAGGGCTAATACTCCCAAAAAAAGGTGAAACTCAAATAAAACCAGATAATGTGTCTACTATCACTAGTGGATTTAACAAAAAAGTGAACATGGAACCAATAGTCTCATCTCCAAAACAAGTTGGCTGTAAACTTGATACTAAGAATATTGAGATAACAGAGACATTTCAATGTCGTGCCCAAGAGTTTTATGATGCCTTGACTAGAATAGAGATGGTTACAGCTTTCACACAAGGACATGTTAAGTTAGAGGCAGAAAAAGGTGGTAAATTTACACTATTTGGTGGAAATATATCTGGTGAATTTAGGGAGTTGGTGCCCGGCAAGAAAATTGTGCAGTATTGGCGATATAAACAATGGCCAAAAGAACATTTTTCTGAGGTTACATTTAGTATTGAGGAGAAG GATGACAATACTCTAGTTACACTAAAGCAGGACCTGGTTCCAGCGTCAGAAGTAGAACAGACCCGAGAAAACTGGAAACGCTATTACTTTGACAGTATCAAGAGAGCATTTGGCTTTGGAGCCTTCCTGTGA
- the LOC123720869 gene encoding uncharacterized protein LOC123720869 isoform X1, whose amino-acid sequence MLFLWVLLTIHTVPSRAILAIFNVHARAGFGRSYLGNSRMCYNWTCINEKLNLTDELPPKDVYSATINSLFPSEWREVAESAVDSCYGNITKTYTNTCPGQALMHCVVDHLVKNCPANKSSKDDRCAPVSSLAPNNYMFSQSRYNNLESGITTERRPSYFLRNYFNMKCCDLPDILIENNLEECGFKKFMEYHLHDKQTDQQFQLTFPHKVQIPTTKKSMLEVDDSEEEWDPLECCDVNDFIKDSWRSECHLEMSWNETNRLGFIDISSHLPPTTTEKGELKRSDVKVVPLSCEKETCVFKKLNIILDSGEIDLLAFTKLLDSLTLNYPSWEKAKARVTTQCLTKIHRIYDAECQINELLSCVMDVLSENCPNVNKDHPCKDKDTIDKDVICQISSGKYSPKLRRQFCPIPNLVPNDVLSECGVTSLSTMQYVPHYERKMSRWESRYNCKELTPPTSCILKKMGVLNQYGFIDYFKMKNWLHKTSSSPFYEVFFSTFLVTPMYQEYCSSPKKLLNILDIMVTTCPESKRTQNTKCKKIFNEIKNTPNVSQEKLDQLFKVLYNTTEELKELKPSQLNSETHSNKMFDFGILGSDAPPVKIIDVKRKPKTLVVLPVYQRMNASHS is encoded by the exons ATGTTGTTTCTTTGGGTGTTACTAACTATACATACG GTACCTTCACGCGCAATTTtagcaatttttaat GTTCACGCGCGGGCTGGTTTCGGAAGGTCTTATCTAGGAAATTCACGGATG TGTTATAATTGGACATGTATAAACGAAAAGTTGAATCTCACAGACGAATTACCACCAAAAGATGTATATTCGGCAACAATAAATAGTCTGTTTCCATCTGAATGGCGGGAGGTTGCTGAAAGTGCCGTAGACTCCTGTTATGGGAATATAACGAAGACATATACTAACACATGCCCGGGACAGGCGTTGATGCATTGCGTTGTAGATCATTTGGTTAAG aacTGTCCAGCAAATAAGAGTAGTAAGGACGACAGATGCGCTCCAGTTTCCTCTCTCGCACCtaataactatatgttttCGCAaag TCGTTACAACAACCTTGAGAGTGGCATAACTACAGAGCGTCGGCCGTCGTATTTCCTTCGAAAT tatttcaatATGAAATGCTGTGACTTACCGGACATTCTCATTGAGAATAATCTCGAAGAATGTGGTTTCAAGAAATTTATGGAATACCACCTTCATGACAAACAAACCGATCAGCAATTTCAGTTAACTTTTCCTCACAAG GTTCAAATTCCTACTACAAAGAAATCTATGTTGGAAGTGgat GATTCAGAGGAG GAATGGGATCCTTTAGAGTGCTGTGATGTCAACGACTTTATAAAAGATTCATGGCGTAGCGAATGCCACCTTGAAATGTCTTGGAATGAAACAAATAGACTTGGTTTCATCGACATTAGCTCTCACCTTCCACCAACGACCACAGAAAAAGGAGAACTTAAACGAAGCGACGTAAAAGTTGTTCCTTTatct TGCGAAAAAGAAACATGTGTTTTCaagaaattaaacattatattggATTCTGGTGAAATAGATTTGCTTGCTTTTACCAAACTTTTGGATAGTTTGACGTTAAATTACCCATCGTGGGAGAAAGCTAAAGCAAGGGTGACAACACAGTGCCTTACCAAAATCCATAGAATATATGACGCTGAATGTCAAATTAATGAGTTGCTATCATGCGTTATGGATGTGCTCTCTGAG AACTGTCCAAATGTCAATAAAGACCATCCGTGCAA AGATAAAGACACCATCGACAAAGATGTTATCTGCCAGATCAGTTCTGGAAAATATTCGCCG aaacTACGTCGACAATTCTGTCCTATTCCCAACTTGGTTCCCAATGACGTGTTGTCAGAATGCGGTGTTACATCACTGTCCACGATGCAATATGTACCTCATTATGAGAGAAAGATGTCACGATGGGAGAGTAGATATAAT TGTAAGGAATTAACCCCACCAACCAGCTGTATTTTAAAGAAGATGGGAGTATTAAATCAATACGGATTCATCGATTACTTTAAAATGAAGAACTGGTTACACAAAACCAGCTCATCGCCCTTCTACGAGGTGTTTTTCAGCACGTTCCTGGTCACACCCATGTATCAAGAATATTGCAGTTCACCTAAAAAACTACTTAACATTCTAGATATTATGGTTACG ACGTGCCCAGAGTCGAAGCGGACACAGAATACGAagtgcaaaaaaatatttaatgaaataaaaaacacaccGAATGTATCTCAGGAGAAACTTGACCAACTATTTAAAGTCTTGTACAACACGACCGaagaattaaaagaattaaaaccATCGCAATTAAATTCCGAAacacatagtaataaaatgtttgactTTGGCATTTTAGGATCCGATGCGCCTCCTGTCAAAATAATAGATGTCAAACGGAAGCCAAAGACACTAGTAGTTTTACCCGTATACCAACGTATGAATGCTTCCCATtcataa
- the LOC123720869 gene encoding uncharacterized protein LOC123720869 isoform X2, with translation MLFLWVLLTIHTVHARAGFGRSYLGNSRMCYNWTCINEKLNLTDELPPKDVYSATINSLFPSEWREVAESAVDSCYGNITKTYTNTCPGQALMHCVVDHLVKNCPANKSSKDDRCAPVSSLAPNNYMFSQSRYNNLESGITTERRPSYFLRNYFNMKCCDLPDILIENNLEECGFKKFMEYHLHDKQTDQQFQLTFPHKVQIPTTKKSMLEVDDSEEEWDPLECCDVNDFIKDSWRSECHLEMSWNETNRLGFIDISSHLPPTTTEKGELKRSDVKVVPLSCEKETCVFKKLNIILDSGEIDLLAFTKLLDSLTLNYPSWEKAKARVTTQCLTKIHRIYDAECQINELLSCVMDVLSENCPNVNKDHPCKDKDTIDKDVICQISSGKYSPKLRRQFCPIPNLVPNDVLSECGVTSLSTMQYVPHYERKMSRWESRYNCKELTPPTSCILKKMGVLNQYGFIDYFKMKNWLHKTSSSPFYEVFFSTFLVTPMYQEYCSSPKKLLNILDIMVTTCPESKRTQNTKCKKIFNEIKNTPNVSQEKLDQLFKVLYNTTEELKELKPSQLNSETHSNKMFDFGILGSDAPPVKIIDVKRKPKTLVVLPVYQRMNASHS, from the exons ATGTTGTTTCTTTGGGTGTTACTAACTATACATACG GTTCACGCGCGGGCTGGTTTCGGAAGGTCTTATCTAGGAAATTCACGGATG TGTTATAATTGGACATGTATAAACGAAAAGTTGAATCTCACAGACGAATTACCACCAAAAGATGTATATTCGGCAACAATAAATAGTCTGTTTCCATCTGAATGGCGGGAGGTTGCTGAAAGTGCCGTAGACTCCTGTTATGGGAATATAACGAAGACATATACTAACACATGCCCGGGACAGGCGTTGATGCATTGCGTTGTAGATCATTTGGTTAAG aacTGTCCAGCAAATAAGAGTAGTAAGGACGACAGATGCGCTCCAGTTTCCTCTCTCGCACCtaataactatatgttttCGCAaag TCGTTACAACAACCTTGAGAGTGGCATAACTACAGAGCGTCGGCCGTCGTATTTCCTTCGAAAT tatttcaatATGAAATGCTGTGACTTACCGGACATTCTCATTGAGAATAATCTCGAAGAATGTGGTTTCAAGAAATTTATGGAATACCACCTTCATGACAAACAAACCGATCAGCAATTTCAGTTAACTTTTCCTCACAAG GTTCAAATTCCTACTACAAAGAAATCTATGTTGGAAGTGgat GATTCAGAGGAG GAATGGGATCCTTTAGAGTGCTGTGATGTCAACGACTTTATAAAAGATTCATGGCGTAGCGAATGCCACCTTGAAATGTCTTGGAATGAAACAAATAGACTTGGTTTCATCGACATTAGCTCTCACCTTCCACCAACGACCACAGAAAAAGGAGAACTTAAACGAAGCGACGTAAAAGTTGTTCCTTTatct TGCGAAAAAGAAACATGTGTTTTCaagaaattaaacattatattggATTCTGGTGAAATAGATTTGCTTGCTTTTACCAAACTTTTGGATAGTTTGACGTTAAATTACCCATCGTGGGAGAAAGCTAAAGCAAGGGTGACAACACAGTGCCTTACCAAAATCCATAGAATATATGACGCTGAATGTCAAATTAATGAGTTGCTATCATGCGTTATGGATGTGCTCTCTGAG AACTGTCCAAATGTCAATAAAGACCATCCGTGCAA AGATAAAGACACCATCGACAAAGATGTTATCTGCCAGATCAGTTCTGGAAAATATTCGCCG aaacTACGTCGACAATTCTGTCCTATTCCCAACTTGGTTCCCAATGACGTGTTGTCAGAATGCGGTGTTACATCACTGTCCACGATGCAATATGTACCTCATTATGAGAGAAAGATGTCACGATGGGAGAGTAGATATAAT TGTAAGGAATTAACCCCACCAACCAGCTGTATTTTAAAGAAGATGGGAGTATTAAATCAATACGGATTCATCGATTACTTTAAAATGAAGAACTGGTTACACAAAACCAGCTCATCGCCCTTCTACGAGGTGTTTTTCAGCACGTTCCTGGTCACACCCATGTATCAAGAATATTGCAGTTCACCTAAAAAACTACTTAACATTCTAGATATTATGGTTACG ACGTGCCCAGAGTCGAAGCGGACACAGAATACGAagtgcaaaaaaatatttaatgaaataaaaaacacaccGAATGTATCTCAGGAGAAACTTGACCAACTATTTAAAGTCTTGTACAACACGACCGaagaattaaaagaattaaaaccATCGCAATTAAATTCCGAAacacatagtaataaaatgtttgactTTGGCATTTTAGGATCCGATGCGCCTCCTGTCAAAATAATAGATGTCAAACGGAAGCCAAAGACACTAGTAGTTTTACCCGTATACCAACGTATGAATGCTTCCCATtcataa